A genome region from Scylla paramamosain isolate STU-SP2022 unplaced genomic scaffold, ASM3559412v1 Contig34, whole genome shotgun sequence includes the following:
- the LOC135097858 gene encoding uncharacterized protein LOC135097858 isoform X4 has translation MAVRGGSTVFIDALALGELTSQLTSQDLESLVGNIQPADLKALQEATEGHVVDTPGVLISDGVTVGNIVEVEGVESGVLEESQQLDSHAHHQPMEVDTLTDHDQVIGEMDMLQQGGELIGMAGEEMSTGGEAATTSALLASVSSGDSSSSQIVSETPQLIKSSLGQFVVLQQNQQNNISIGSMANRIITSGGQVVSTVSGPSSSNNSKPVVVNTSQLSGGVRQQMVVTSQAHPVWTVQFKQSSQTQSHNSSGTVTKVIIGSQAGGGMSNIGSQQVRLITSQSGNTAASPAKLTLQQAQHVGFLPSSKPQGQSPNKIVVQRVSMGGVSPVKSPNKLVPVSSKSPTKIAPAPPSTQQILTQVSSGGAVRNILSSPQKIVIKSNIPQPGQGTVSTVRSGQIVTSGGQQVIKIPANQVQQLTAQQQNVQVLSREQAAGDHPSVRLRLVQCVRWDASDQPDPPSLCPAPRSPFQHPARFSGYDPSSLHVTASVKHYKQQHNSSIKPDSSRNHHPTHHKATAFSHNH, from the exons ATGGCAGTGAGGGGGGGCAGCACAGTGTTCATTGATGCCTTGGCACTTGGGGAGCTGACGAGCCAGCTGACGTCCCAAGACCTAGAGAGTCTTGTGGGCAACATCCAGCCGGCAGACTTGAAGGCTCTGCAGGAGGCAACTGAGGGTCAT GTGGTGGACACTCCTGGAGTGCTCATCTCTGATGGGGTGACAGTGGGCAAcattgtggaggtggagggtgtAGAGAGCGGAGTGCTGGAAGAGTCTCAGCAGCTGGACTCCCATGCTCACCACCAGCCAATGGAAGTGGACACCCTCACTGACCATGACCAGGTCATTG GTGAAATGGACATGCTGCAACAGGGTGGTGAGCTGATTGGCATGGCAGGAGAGGAGATGTCCACAGGCGGTGAGGCTGCCACCACCTCGGCTCTGCTGGCTTCTGTGTCTTCGGgtgactcctcttcctcccagatAGTTTCAGAGACGCCACAGCTCATAAAGAGCAGCTTGGGCCAGTTTGTAGTTCTGCAGCAGAACCAG CAGAATAACATCTCTATTGGTTCTATGGCCAACCGAATCATCACATCGGGCGGCCAGGTCGTGAGCACAGTGTCGGGCcctagcagcagcaacaacagcaagccGGTGGTGGTGAACACATCTCAGCTCAGTGGGGGAGTGAGGCAGCAGATGGTGGTCACCTCGCAGGCCCACCCAGTGTGGACGGTGCAGTTCAAGCAGTCATCGCAGACCCAGTCACACAACAGCagcggt ACGGTGACCAAGGTGATCATCGGCAGTCAGGCTGGCGGGGGCATGAGCAACATTGGGAGCCAGCAGGTGCGCCTCATCACCAGCCAGAGTGGTAATACTGCAGCCTCCCCTGCCAAGCTGACCTTGCAGCAGGCACAGCATGTGGGCTTCTTGCCATCCTCCAAGCCACAGGGCCAATCTCCAAACAAA ATTGTTGTGCAGCGGGTGAGTATGGGTGGAGTGTCCCCTGTGAAGAGTCCCAATAAGTTGGTCCCTGTGTCCTCCAAGTCACCCACCAAAATTGCCCCAGCCCCTCCTTCCACACAGCAG ATTTTAACTCAAGTGAGCAGTGGTGGAGCTGTGAGGAACATTCTTTCAAGTCCTCAGAAGATTGTCATAAAGAGCAATATTCCTCAACCTGGACAG GGGACAGTGAGCACCGTCCGGAGTGGCCAGATTGTCACTTCTGGGGGACAGCAGGTCATCAAGATTCCAGCCAATCAAGTGCAGCAACTGACAGCACAGCAGCAAAATGTGCAAGTTCTCTCca GGGAACAAGCAGCGGGTGATCATCCCAGTGTCCGGCTCAGGCTCGTCCAATGTGTCAGGTGGGATGCCTCAGACCAACCTGACCCTCCCAGCCTCTGCCCTGCCCCCAGGAGTCCTTTCCAACACCCAGCCAGGTTCAGTGGTTATGATCCCAGCTCACTACATGTCACAG CTTCAGTCAAACACTACAAGCAACAGCACAATTCAAGCATCAAACCAGATTCCTCCAGGAACCATCATCCCACACACCACAAAGCCACAGCCTTCTCGCACAATCATTGA
- the LOC135097858 gene encoding protein lin-54 homolog isoform X2: protein MAVRGGSTVFIDALALGELTSQLTSQDLESLVGNIQPADLKALQEATEGHVVDTPGVLISDGVTVGNIVEVEGVESGVLEESQQLDSHAHHQPMEVDTLTDHDQVIGEMDMLQQGGELIGMAGEEMSTGGEAATTSALLASVSSGDSSSSQIVSETPQLIKSSLGQFVVLQQNQNNISIGSMANRIITSGGQVVSTVSGPSSSNNSKPVVVNTSQLSGGVRQQMVVTSQAHPVWTVQFKQSSQTQSHNSSGTVTKVIIGSQAGGGMSNIGSQQVRLITSQSGNTAASPAKLTLQQAQHVGFLPSSKPQGQSPNKIVVQRVSMGGVSPVKSPNKLVPVSSKSPTKIAPAPPSTQQILTQVSSGGAVRNILSSPQKIVIKSNIPQPGQGTVSTVRSGQIVTSGGQQVIKIPANQVQQLTAQQQNVQVLSNKGNKQRVIIPVSGSGSSNVSGGMPQTNLTLPASALPPGVLSNTQPGSVVMIPAHYMSQLQSNTTSNSTIQASNQIPPGTIIPHTTKPQPSRTIIDANGIRPRKPCNCKKSQCLKLYCDCFANGEFCNNCNCANCFNNLNHEEDRQKAIKACLDRNPQAFWPKIGKGGSDNERRHNKGCNCKRSGCLKNYCECYEAKIPCSNMCKCVAAARMWT, encoded by the exons ATGGCAGTGAGGGGGGGCAGCACAGTGTTCATTGATGCCTTGGCACTTGGGGAGCTGACGAGCCAGCTGACGTCCCAAGACCTAGAGAGTCTTGTGGGCAACATCCAGCCGGCAGACTTGAAGGCTCTGCAGGAGGCAACTGAGGGTCAT GTGGTGGACACTCCTGGAGTGCTCATCTCTGATGGGGTGACAGTGGGCAAcattgtggaggtggagggtgtAGAGAGCGGAGTGCTGGAAGAGTCTCAGCAGCTGGACTCCCATGCTCACCACCAGCCAATGGAAGTGGACACCCTCACTGACCATGACCAGGTCATTG GTGAAATGGACATGCTGCAACAGGGTGGTGAGCTGATTGGCATGGCAGGAGAGGAGATGTCCACAGGCGGTGAGGCTGCCACCACCTCGGCTCTGCTGGCTTCTGTGTCTTCGGgtgactcctcttcctcccagatAGTTTCAGAGACGCCACAGCTCATAAAGAGCAGCTTGGGCCAGTTTGTAGTTCTGCAGCAGAACCAG AATAACATCTCTATTGGTTCTATGGCCAACCGAATCATCACATCGGGCGGCCAGGTCGTGAGCACAGTGTCGGGCcctagcagcagcaacaacagcaagccGGTGGTGGTGAACACATCTCAGCTCAGTGGGGGAGTGAGGCAGCAGATGGTGGTCACCTCGCAGGCCCACCCAGTGTGGACGGTGCAGTTCAAGCAGTCATCGCAGACCCAGTCACACAACAGCagcggt ACGGTGACCAAGGTGATCATCGGCAGTCAGGCTGGCGGGGGCATGAGCAACATTGGGAGCCAGCAGGTGCGCCTCATCACCAGCCAGAGTGGTAATACTGCAGCCTCCCCTGCCAAGCTGACCTTGCAGCAGGCACAGCATGTGGGCTTCTTGCCATCCTCCAAGCCACAGGGCCAATCTCCAAACAAA ATTGTTGTGCAGCGGGTGAGTATGGGTGGAGTGTCCCCTGTGAAGAGTCCCAATAAGTTGGTCCCTGTGTCCTCCAAGTCACCCACCAAAATTGCCCCAGCCCCTCCTTCCACACAGCAG ATTTTAACTCAAGTGAGCAGTGGTGGAGCTGTGAGGAACATTCTTTCAAGTCCTCAGAAGATTGTCATAAAGAGCAATATTCCTCAACCTGGACAG GGGACAGTGAGCACCGTCCGGAGTGGCCAGATTGTCACTTCTGGGGGACAGCAGGTCATCAAGATTCCAGCCAATCAAGTGCAGCAACTGACAGCACAGCAGCAAAATGTGCAAGTTCTCTCcaataag GGGAACAAGCAGCGGGTGATCATCCCAGTGTCCGGCTCAGGCTCGTCCAATGTGTCAGGTGGGATGCCTCAGACCAACCTGACCCTCCCAGCCTCTGCCCTGCCCCCAGGAGTCCTTTCCAACACCCAGCCAGGTTCAGTGGTTATGATCCCAGCTCACTACATGTCACAG CTTCAGTCAAACACTACAAGCAACAGCACAATTCAAGCATCAAACCAGATTCCTCCAGGAACCATCATCCCACACACCACAAAGCCACAGCCTTCTCGCACAATCATTGATGCAAATGGGATCAGACCAAGAAAACCTTGCAACTGTAAAAAGAGCCAGTGTCTTAAATT aTACTGTGATTGCTTTGCAAATGGAGAATTTTGCAACAACTGTAATTGTGCAAACTGTTTCAACAATTTAAATCATGAGGAGGATAGACAGAAAGCAATCAAGGCATGTTTGGATAGAAATCCCCAAGCTTTCTGGCCAAAGATTGGCAAAGGTGGAAGCGATAATGAAAGGAGACACAACAAAGGCTGCAACTGTAAGCGGTCTGGGTGCCTGAAGAACTACTGTGAATGTTATGAG GCCAAGATCCCATGCTCCAACATGTGCAAGTGTGTGGCTGCTGCAAGAATGTGGACATGA
- the LOC135097858 gene encoding protein lin-54 homolog isoform X3, protein MAVRGGSTVFIDALALGELTSQLTSQDLESLVGNIQPADLKALQEATEGHVVDTPGVLISDGVTVGNIVEVEGVESGVLEESQQLDSHAHHQPMEVDTLTDHDQVIGEMDMLQQGGELIGMAGEEMSTGGEAATTSALLASVSSGDSSSSQIVSETPQLIKSSLGQFVVLQQNQQNNISIGSMANRIITSGGQVVSTVSGPSSSNNSKPVVVNTSQLSGGVRQQMVVTSQAHPVWTVQFKQSSQTQSHNSSGTVTKVIIGSQAGGGMSNIGSQQVRLITSQSGNTAASPAKLTLQQAQHVGFLPSSKPQGQSPNKIVVQRVSMGGVSPVKSPNKLVPVSSKSPTKIAPAPPSTQQILTQVSSGGAVRNILSSPQKIVIKSNIPQPGQGTVSTVRSGQIVTSGGQQVIKIPANQVQQLTAQQQNGNKQRVIIPVSGSGSSNVSGGMPQTNLTLPASALPPGVLSNTQPGSVVMIPAHYMSQLQSNTTSNSTIQASNQIPPGTIIPHTTKPQPSRTIIDANGIRPRKPCNCKKSQCLKLYCDCFANGEFCNNCNCANCFNNLNHEEDRQKAIKACLDRNPQAFWPKIGKGGSDNERRHNKGCNCKRSGCLKNYCECYEAKIPCSNMCKCVAAARMWT, encoded by the exons ATGGCAGTGAGGGGGGGCAGCACAGTGTTCATTGATGCCTTGGCACTTGGGGAGCTGACGAGCCAGCTGACGTCCCAAGACCTAGAGAGTCTTGTGGGCAACATCCAGCCGGCAGACTTGAAGGCTCTGCAGGAGGCAACTGAGGGTCAT GTGGTGGACACTCCTGGAGTGCTCATCTCTGATGGGGTGACAGTGGGCAAcattgtggaggtggagggtgtAGAGAGCGGAGTGCTGGAAGAGTCTCAGCAGCTGGACTCCCATGCTCACCACCAGCCAATGGAAGTGGACACCCTCACTGACCATGACCAGGTCATTG GTGAAATGGACATGCTGCAACAGGGTGGTGAGCTGATTGGCATGGCAGGAGAGGAGATGTCCACAGGCGGTGAGGCTGCCACCACCTCGGCTCTGCTGGCTTCTGTGTCTTCGGgtgactcctcttcctcccagatAGTTTCAGAGACGCCACAGCTCATAAAGAGCAGCTTGGGCCAGTTTGTAGTTCTGCAGCAGAACCAG CAGAATAACATCTCTATTGGTTCTATGGCCAACCGAATCATCACATCGGGCGGCCAGGTCGTGAGCACAGTGTCGGGCcctagcagcagcaacaacagcaagccGGTGGTGGTGAACACATCTCAGCTCAGTGGGGGAGTGAGGCAGCAGATGGTGGTCACCTCGCAGGCCCACCCAGTGTGGACGGTGCAGTTCAAGCAGTCATCGCAGACCCAGTCACACAACAGCagcggt ACGGTGACCAAGGTGATCATCGGCAGTCAGGCTGGCGGGGGCATGAGCAACATTGGGAGCCAGCAGGTGCGCCTCATCACCAGCCAGAGTGGTAATACTGCAGCCTCCCCTGCCAAGCTGACCTTGCAGCAGGCACAGCATGTGGGCTTCTTGCCATCCTCCAAGCCACAGGGCCAATCTCCAAACAAA ATTGTTGTGCAGCGGGTGAGTATGGGTGGAGTGTCCCCTGTGAAGAGTCCCAATAAGTTGGTCCCTGTGTCCTCCAAGTCACCCACCAAAATTGCCCCAGCCCCTCCTTCCACACAGCAG ATTTTAACTCAAGTGAGCAGTGGTGGAGCTGTGAGGAACATTCTTTCAAGTCCTCAGAAGATTGTCATAAAGAGCAATATTCCTCAACCTGGACAG GGGACAGTGAGCACCGTCCGGAGTGGCCAGATTGTCACTTCTGGGGGACAGCAGGTCATCAAGATTCCAGCCAATCAAGTGCAGCAACTGACAGCACAGCAGCAAAAT GGGAACAAGCAGCGGGTGATCATCCCAGTGTCCGGCTCAGGCTCGTCCAATGTGTCAGGTGGGATGCCTCAGACCAACCTGACCCTCCCAGCCTCTGCCCTGCCCCCAGGAGTCCTTTCCAACACCCAGCCAGGTTCAGTGGTTATGATCCCAGCTCACTACATGTCACAG CTTCAGTCAAACACTACAAGCAACAGCACAATTCAAGCATCAAACCAGATTCCTCCAGGAACCATCATCCCACACACCACAAAGCCACAGCCTTCTCGCACAATCATTGATGCAAATGGGATCAGACCAAGAAAACCTTGCAACTGTAAAAAGAGCCAGTGTCTTAAATT aTACTGTGATTGCTTTGCAAATGGAGAATTTTGCAACAACTGTAATTGTGCAAACTGTTTCAACAATTTAAATCATGAGGAGGATAGACAGAAAGCAATCAAGGCATGTTTGGATAGAAATCCCCAAGCTTTCTGGCCAAAGATTGGCAAAGGTGGAAGCGATAATGAAAGGAGACACAACAAAGGCTGCAACTGTAAGCGGTCTGGGTGCCTGAAGAACTACTGTGAATGTTATGAG GCCAAGATCCCATGCTCCAACATGTGCAAGTGTGTGGCTGCTGCAAGAATGTGGACATGA
- the LOC135097858 gene encoding protein lin-54 homolog isoform X1, with protein sequence MAVRGGSTVFIDALALGELTSQLTSQDLESLVGNIQPADLKALQEATEGHVVDTPGVLISDGVTVGNIVEVEGVESGVLEESQQLDSHAHHQPMEVDTLTDHDQVIGEMDMLQQGGELIGMAGEEMSTGGEAATTSALLASVSSGDSSSSQIVSETPQLIKSSLGQFVVLQQNQQNNISIGSMANRIITSGGQVVSTVSGPSSSNNSKPVVVNTSQLSGGVRQQMVVTSQAHPVWTVQFKQSSQTQSHNSSGTVTKVIIGSQAGGGMSNIGSQQVRLITSQSGNTAASPAKLTLQQAQHVGFLPSSKPQGQSPNKIVVQRVSMGGVSPVKSPNKLVPVSSKSPTKIAPAPPSTQQILTQVSSGGAVRNILSSPQKIVIKSNIPQPGQGTVSTVRSGQIVTSGGQQVIKIPANQVQQLTAQQQNVQVLSNKGNKQRVIIPVSGSGSSNVSGGMPQTNLTLPASALPPGVLSNTQPGSVVMIPAHYMSQLQSNTTSNSTIQASNQIPPGTIIPHTTKPQPSRTIIDANGIRPRKPCNCKKSQCLKLYCDCFANGEFCNNCNCANCFNNLNHEEDRQKAIKACLDRNPQAFWPKIGKGGSDNERRHNKGCNCKRSGCLKNYCECYEAKIPCSNMCKCVAAARMWT encoded by the exons ATGGCAGTGAGGGGGGGCAGCACAGTGTTCATTGATGCCTTGGCACTTGGGGAGCTGACGAGCCAGCTGACGTCCCAAGACCTAGAGAGTCTTGTGGGCAACATCCAGCCGGCAGACTTGAAGGCTCTGCAGGAGGCAACTGAGGGTCAT GTGGTGGACACTCCTGGAGTGCTCATCTCTGATGGGGTGACAGTGGGCAAcattgtggaggtggagggtgtAGAGAGCGGAGTGCTGGAAGAGTCTCAGCAGCTGGACTCCCATGCTCACCACCAGCCAATGGAAGTGGACACCCTCACTGACCATGACCAGGTCATTG GTGAAATGGACATGCTGCAACAGGGTGGTGAGCTGATTGGCATGGCAGGAGAGGAGATGTCCACAGGCGGTGAGGCTGCCACCACCTCGGCTCTGCTGGCTTCTGTGTCTTCGGgtgactcctcttcctcccagatAGTTTCAGAGACGCCACAGCTCATAAAGAGCAGCTTGGGCCAGTTTGTAGTTCTGCAGCAGAACCAG CAGAATAACATCTCTATTGGTTCTATGGCCAACCGAATCATCACATCGGGCGGCCAGGTCGTGAGCACAGTGTCGGGCcctagcagcagcaacaacagcaagccGGTGGTGGTGAACACATCTCAGCTCAGTGGGGGAGTGAGGCAGCAGATGGTGGTCACCTCGCAGGCCCACCCAGTGTGGACGGTGCAGTTCAAGCAGTCATCGCAGACCCAGTCACACAACAGCagcggt ACGGTGACCAAGGTGATCATCGGCAGTCAGGCTGGCGGGGGCATGAGCAACATTGGGAGCCAGCAGGTGCGCCTCATCACCAGCCAGAGTGGTAATACTGCAGCCTCCCCTGCCAAGCTGACCTTGCAGCAGGCACAGCATGTGGGCTTCTTGCCATCCTCCAAGCCACAGGGCCAATCTCCAAACAAA ATTGTTGTGCAGCGGGTGAGTATGGGTGGAGTGTCCCCTGTGAAGAGTCCCAATAAGTTGGTCCCTGTGTCCTCCAAGTCACCCACCAAAATTGCCCCAGCCCCTCCTTCCACACAGCAG ATTTTAACTCAAGTGAGCAGTGGTGGAGCTGTGAGGAACATTCTTTCAAGTCCTCAGAAGATTGTCATAAAGAGCAATATTCCTCAACCTGGACAG GGGACAGTGAGCACCGTCCGGAGTGGCCAGATTGTCACTTCTGGGGGACAGCAGGTCATCAAGATTCCAGCCAATCAAGTGCAGCAACTGACAGCACAGCAGCAAAATGTGCAAGTTCTCTCcaataag GGGAACAAGCAGCGGGTGATCATCCCAGTGTCCGGCTCAGGCTCGTCCAATGTGTCAGGTGGGATGCCTCAGACCAACCTGACCCTCCCAGCCTCTGCCCTGCCCCCAGGAGTCCTTTCCAACACCCAGCCAGGTTCAGTGGTTATGATCCCAGCTCACTACATGTCACAG CTTCAGTCAAACACTACAAGCAACAGCACAATTCAAGCATCAAACCAGATTCCTCCAGGAACCATCATCCCACACACCACAAAGCCACAGCCTTCTCGCACAATCATTGATGCAAATGGGATCAGACCAAGAAAACCTTGCAACTGTAAAAAGAGCCAGTGTCTTAAATT aTACTGTGATTGCTTTGCAAATGGAGAATTTTGCAACAACTGTAATTGTGCAAACTGTTTCAACAATTTAAATCATGAGGAGGATAGACAGAAAGCAATCAAGGCATGTTTGGATAGAAATCCCCAAGCTTTCTGGCCAAAGATTGGCAAAGGTGGAAGCGATAATGAAAGGAGACACAACAAAGGCTGCAACTGTAAGCGGTCTGGGTGCCTGAAGAACTACTGTGAATGTTATGAG GCCAAGATCCCATGCTCCAACATGTGCAAGTGTGTGGCTGCTGCAAGAATGTGGACATGA